In a genomic window of Streptomyces noursei ATCC 11455:
- a CDS encoding baeRF2 domain-containing protein, producing the protein MDLAFLNAVYASGGPYACAYLDTSRDADEPEQALALRRRQVCQTLVEQGADGATVDALAAVAGDDREIAGRHGQAIVASRGRVVLTVELPEPPAHDEAEFTPLPDLMPLALQHAPDICYVAATVHSTPRPRPEPPDGWEVAFQAGTWPSSAVAPGVCHLMSGPAAGWTDGAGLAAARIAELACRTDAETIVLGGITRARNALADHLAERWRKRLVTSGGDGYPAPPGRALMERELTEAFQGQLRIADRARLDLFRARRTSRHGAVEGLCSVVAALRRSQVSSLLLSVPLDLAMRLHVDAGGAPLDPCDAALAPYGALGFRTGPAPAAVIRAAVRTGAGLVVVPEQQLSLADGLGALLRYAGPERTPYFARLLRL; encoded by the coding sequence GTGGACCTGGCCTTCCTGAATGCGGTGTACGCGAGTGGGGGACCGTACGCCTGCGCCTATCTCGACACATCACGCGACGCCGACGAGCCGGAGCAGGCGCTGGCGCTCCGCAGGCGGCAGGTCTGCCAGACGCTCGTGGAACAGGGCGCCGACGGCGCCACGGTGGACGCCCTGGCGGCCGTCGCGGGCGATGACCGGGAGATCGCCGGCCGACACGGCCAGGCGATCGTCGCCAGCCGCGGGCGGGTGGTGCTGACCGTGGAGCTTCCCGAGCCGCCGGCGCACGACGAGGCCGAGTTCACCCCGCTGCCCGACCTGATGCCGCTGGCTCTCCAGCACGCCCCGGACATCTGCTACGTCGCCGCCACCGTGCACAGCACGCCGCGCCCGCGACCGGAGCCCCCGGACGGATGGGAAGTGGCCTTCCAGGCCGGGACGTGGCCGAGCAGTGCCGTCGCGCCGGGCGTCTGCCACCTGATGAGCGGCCCCGCCGCGGGCTGGACCGACGGGGCCGGGCTGGCCGCCGCCCGCATCGCCGAACTGGCATGCCGCACCGATGCCGAGACGATCGTGCTGGGCGGGATCACCCGGGCCCGCAACGCGCTCGCCGACCACCTCGCAGAACGCTGGCGCAAACGCCTCGTGACCAGCGGCGGCGACGGCTACCCGGCGCCGCCCGGCCGGGCCCTGATGGAACGGGAGCTCACCGAGGCGTTCCAGGGACAGCTCCGGATCGCCGACCGGGCCCGGCTCGACCTGTTCCGGGCCCGCCGGACCAGCCGGCACGGCGCCGTCGAGGGCCTGTGCAGCGTGGTGGCCGCGTTGCGCCGTTCCCAGGTCAGCTCGCTGCTGCTCAGCGTCCCCCTGGATCTCGCGATGCGCCTCCATGTGGACGCCGGCGGGGCGCCGCTCGACCCGTGCGACGCGGCACTGGCCCCGTACGGCGCGCTCGGCTTCCGTACCGGCCCCGCGCCCGCCGCCGTGATCCGCGCCGCGGTGCGCACCGGCGCGGGACTGGTCGTGGTGCCGGAGCAGCAACTGTCGCTGGCCGACGGGTTGGGCGCGCTGCTGCGGTACGCCGGTCCGGAGCGCACCCCCTACTTCGCCCGCCTGCTCCGGCTCTGA